Within the Takifugu rubripes chromosome 8, fTakRub1.2, whole genome shotgun sequence genome, the region CCCTGCCAGTGGTTCTGGGCCAGACTACCACCACTGTCTCGCATTATCCACGGACAACTCACAACCTGCGCCAGCTCGTCACCTGCAAGCAACATTTCCTTAGTGCTTTTACAGAAGAGGACAACATACATTTCAACAAAACTCATcaatttacattcatttatccCTATAATCTATAAAATAGAGCTCATATTTTACCTTGGGAGTTTCAATCTCTTGGAGAATTTTAAATGTCCACAATTTGTTAACGTACGTGGAAGCGGTTAAAAGTGTCATGCTTTATTTTATTCACGTAAAATTCAAAATTCAACTCCATAAACTATATTTTGAAGCTCTCATGACAGTAACAGCTGTGAGCTAAGATCGGTCTAAAGATTTTGTTCATAGAGcgcaaatgtttgcattttaaagTAAGTAACTCCAAATGTTTTGGATTCTATAACTGAACACGATCCGTTTCCAAACAGAAAGTAtgtttccatcattttaaaGCGGAGAATGCACCTAATCGGAACTTTACCATGTGCAACCCCAAGGCAACAACTTTAGCTTGCTAGCACAAATGACCAAAACCGAGGTTATAAAACTTAAATGGATGACAACAGCATTACAGAGAGAGGGGAATGCAATGCAAATCATCATCGATACAAAGATTGTTTGTAAAgcagttggttttttttaaactattgaTACGTCGCAGGAAATAAGTCTTTACCAAACGTAGCTTGTGTGCTAGCAACACCGTTGTCAATAGCACCAAGTGTGTAGCAACACTTATTTGACCACAGATTTTATTAAACTTTCTGAAGGTGGTGCACAATTGGTAAAATCAACCTGAAAGTATTCGGTCATACGTTCCTGCATGAAATATCTTACTATCGATGCAATAACACACATTTAGCCAAGATCCCGTTAGCTTTTTACGCTAGGTTGGGAGGTTTGCTAGCAACAACAGCCAACCAAACCCCGGCTGGGTGTCTCCGTGTTGCTTAAATAGCCATGTGATGCATATTTACACTCACCGTTAGAATGCAGATTTACGTAAACCTATATCCTTCAGAAATAATAATGGGGgtgtttaatttgtttacaaGTCGGGTTGCTAATTAGTGATAAACCTCATTCAATGAAGTCAGGTGTTTGGAGCAGCCAAATGCAACCTCCCTCTGAACTTTAATAATGTGAAGCCCTTCCGGGTCTTcgtgttcttcttcttcgtcgtcgtcttcttcttcttctttgcgaTTCTACGGTGGCGGCAAACTGTGTCAGTGTATAAGCGCCACCCAGTGGTCTGTTATGATAACTGTAATGGTTTGCGTTCTAATATTtagaaagaggaaaacaagcaaaagaaaacaagaaaaaacaacttaCATACAcagatttaaaattaaaaaaggtCCCATCCCCAAGAGCACTCTTTATAATTACCTTATAACTCAACTTTATtccttccatttttatttttcttttatttttcctgatCGTGTCTTCTATAGTTTCTTGTCTGCAACCATCACATTCCCCATCTTGATTACTATCGCTATGTCGTTACATTCTATTGCATTACAGTTGCAGACCACCTTGTCCTCACCTGGAGCCCCTTTTACCTTCACGACTGCCTTAATTTTTTGTGCGATACTTTAAACAAGGTGTTGAAAACATTCCCCAGAGATTTTGGTCTGTGTTCCAATGGTAGCATCACACAGTTGCTGCAGGTTTGTCAGTAGCACATCTGTGCTGCACATTTTCCTGTTCCACCACATCTCAGTTGGTTTGAGATCCGGTGACTGTGGAAGTTGTTGGAGTATAAAGGGATGGACATGCCCAGCAACGCTGCAGCATTTAACTGATGCTCAGTTGGTTCTAAAGGGCCCAAAATGTGCCAAGAACATATTCCCCACACCACTGCACCAGCAGTAGAAGCAGCCTGAACTCTTGATACAAGGCAGGATGATTCTTGCTTTCATGTTCACACCATCtgaatgttgctgctgcaaTCGAGACTCGTTAGACATGGCAACATTTTTCCATCTTCCATTATCTAATTTTGGTGACACTGTGTGACCCTGTGGGCTGTAACCAGTGGTTATTTAAGTTACTGTTGCCTTTCAatcatctggaaccagtctgcccattctcctctgacctctcacagcaacaaagacatttttgtcTCCACAACAGCTGCATACTGGATATTTCCACCATTCACTGTCAACACTAGAGATTGTTTTGTGTGGAAAAAGCCCAGTAGATTTGGTTTGTAAATACTCACCTGGTACTGACAACCAGCCCTTGTTAGAAGCCACCAAAATCCGCTTTCTTCCTCATTCCTTCCTGGTTTGACCTGCAGTAAGTCATCTTGACCACGTCTACATGTATAAATGCACTGAGTTGTTGCCATGGGGTTGACTGATGGACTCTTTGTGTTAACAATTAAGTGAACAGGTAAACCTACTATAAATTATACTGTTATTTGCACAGCATCATATGAAGTATAATTGTCTAGACTCTAGACTATATTTCAAATATATCACCATTTAtactctctctatatatatatatacaaaataaaaaaatctcttccttgccctcctgggcggtgcctccttccttcagactcgggtcctctaccagaggcctgggagtctgagggttacGAACAGGATCTCAGCTGTTCCTAGgtctgcgctcttctggacagagatctttgatttggttcctggtatctgttggagccatctactcaggttgggtgttactgcccctagtgtcccgatcaccatttgccttcatgccccacattctctctatctcctccttcagcccgtGGTACTTCTCGTGTtcctggatctggaagtcccacaggatcttggccagcttgttctccaccactttcgggggtgtctcccacctggaccctgggacctccagtccatacatacatacataaccAAATAATAACTAACATTTGACAATTGTGATTTTGGTGAAGCTAATGAACTGTTTTCTTCTACCATTGAGTAATATGATAATCCAGTCTATGTGCTGTAACATCATCATGGCTAACATCATCAAGGTAGGCAGGCATTTCACTGACTCTCACCTGTAGATTGAAGCAATGGCTGGAAAAAAATTGTgagatgttttttatttgtgATTTGATGATGATTTGTGAATATAACAGTTAATAAGGATGTGATAATAGAGTTGGAAATATAATGGAAATATCCTTAACATCAGTGTGAGTTGTACAAGGAGAGAAAATAATCAAATTTAAtcttattaaataaaaataaacataaagaGGGGTTTTATTAGGTTATGGCCTGTGGGATGACAGGTGCACATGTTGCTTCAGGGAACCCTCACACGGGCTCTTCATGTTTGTCCTGATGTATTTAACAGCAGTGTCATGCAGAAATAGTCAATACACACGTTTTCAAATTTTTTCCATGCTCGGATTTTATATCGAACGTTTTATTGTCGTATGTGCACTTTCCATTTTAATATTTCGCGCTTACTCTTACTTTTGTCGTCTGCGTTGTAAATCGTCTATTCTCAATAAAGAGATTGAAAAAAACGGATGCGGAACCAGCACCAAGTacccgcctctgattggctacAGCCCGACCAATCACAGCCGCCGGTGGGAGGGCTAACCTTCAATGACGACCATCCCCCCCCAATCAGCAGCGCTCCGAGTGCTTTTTACACGCGTATATACGTACGAGCTCTTCCGCAAGGTCTTTCTCTTAGAAAGATGTCGGCAAGCAGTGACAATAGGTGAGATCCCTTTTTCACGGTTCAGTTCACGCTCGAACGTTCGTTATTTTTGCTGACTCCTTTTACCGTCCTCAGCGCATAAAACTAGAACAATCCCCGTAGTCAAACTCTAGGGCAGTGTTGGCCGGAAGAAAACGTTAGAATTCTTAAGATCACGGAGTTCGAGTCGAGCTGTAATAATGCTGAGATCGACTAATGTGATAACAAGCGATAACAGTTGCGTTAATTCCCGTCGGTTGTGAACAGTTGCAGTTCGAGATTGTGGGCCTGGTCGTCGTGGGTCGTGAGTGAAACGGCAGCCCACCATGTTTCTGACCGTAGACGGGAGGCCTCGGCCCGCTGCGGCTTGTTTCCGACACGTTGTTGCGTTCCGTTGGAGTAAAATTAAAGCCTTTCTAATTTGCCCGCCCGACGCCGTGTTCAGACGCCATGGTTAGGTTACTTTACGTTCGTAACGTATCGATTTGGCGGCTCTAACAGGCGACCATTTTAAACGCTGCGTCAACgtggttgtaaaaaaaaaaaaatggcggACGACTAAAAAGGCGTTGTCTTTACTAACGCCAGATCGGCCCAATTACGGTGGATTTGAGCGTGTTCTTTTATGCCCATACCAATCGTACGCTAATAAGTCGCATTTTCCTCATTAGATGCTTAGAAACGCATTGTTCGTCCAAGCAGCTGACGTTTCTCGGTTGGTACCTCCAAATAGTCGGTCTTATTACCAGCTAGAGCTGGTCCACGACCTCACAGGATCTCAGGAATTTCTGAGTGGAACAAACCTTTGGTGGTAGAAGCACTTCGACAGAGCATGATCACCGTTTTACTTCTACAGACTCAAAGAttcccacaccacatcaacagaGTGTATTAGAACAGGACAATCAGATGccaaatatatgtatatatttttgtcAATGACCAGTTATTTGATCAGTTACTGATTACAGTCTAGATCACTGGATAAACACTAATATCCTTCCTTTCTATTTCCAGTAGCAGTGGCCCAGGGGGCATGGAGCCAGATGGCGTAATCGAGGTAGGATCTTTTGGCGTATTACCCCAGAGGTAGGCAATCCAGTATTACCAATGCTTCAGTCAGACTGGGTTTTACATGCTTCCGAGTAGATGACTGCTTTCACCAAGGAAATTAGGATCCCAGGTGAAAAAGCATCTCTATCTAGCATGACTGGGTTGCCTACCACTAGTTTACACAAATGGTGATAATCCTTTTACAGTTGACTTGTCAATTGACCTTTGCCGTTTGCCTTTATTCCAGACTAATTGCGCTACATTGGTGGAAAATTTTGATGACATGAACCTGAAGGAGAATCTTCTCAGAGGAATTTATGCATATGGTTTTGAGAAGCCTTCGGCTATTCAGCAGAGAGCTATTGTCCCATGTATCGAGGGTAAGTAAGGCATCACTCTGAAATAATTCTGTAAATGTAATCACCTTTGTGTAATCTCAGATGAAACTTGCCTGTACTTCTAGGTAATGATGTAATTGCCCAAGCCCAGTCTGGTACTGGGAAGACGGCCACCTTTGTCATTTCCATCCTCCAGAGGATTGACATGAGCCTGAAAGAGACTCAGGCGCTCATCCTGGCCCCCACTAGAGAGTTGGCTCAGCAGGTAAGCTCAGATAATGTAAAGTATCGCTCTTATAAATGAGTTGTAAATGACGATTTGAGATATCGGATCAAAGAAAAGAATATCAAACTGTATCGTATAAATGGGCCACACAATTGTACTTGAAGGAATTGAGAATAGGGGATTAAATGGTTCATCCTTTGATAAAAGGTGCACGAAATGGTGCCGAATGTAGCTGTACAATCATTATCTCCTGTGTGAATTACAGGAGagttttcttttacatttataGTTTTGTTTCAGATCCACAAGGTGGTGATGGCGCTCGGAGACTACCTGAATTGTGTCTGTCACGCTTGTATTGGTGGGACCAACGTGCGCGCCGACATTCTGAAGCTGCAGGCGACGTCTCCTCAGATCGTGGTGGGGACGCCCGGTCGTGTCTTTGACATGATAAAACGCAAAGTCGTCCGTAAGTTTCACATTTTCCCAACTCTGGCAAAGGGCTTCAGTGTGGCCATATTTCACGTCTGGCGCGAACGAGCTGACTTTGTCCGTGACGTCCTGTTCGTAAACGATCTTTCTGCGCGTTTAAGAGCTGCTGTATAGTGATGAAACCCATGCGTGTCAACTGATTCTCTAAAACTCCTGCTGTGCTGGTGACCAGGCTGGCGTTTTGCTGGCTTGACTCAACAGTGCGGCATGGCCTTGGAGGAATGATCAGCATTGACTTTCTGAATACAGCGTAATCGGCCTGTGGCTGTTAACCTTTTAAATTCTCAGCTTGTTTACCTGTGTGCGTTTGAAATTGTTGGTCCATGTGTACAACAGAAATACTCCTTTTTGTATTTGTTGCTCTTCATGTGACACAAAAGCCTTCATCACAATATGCAACCTTAATTTACAGATCCTGATTGCATCAAAATGTTTGTGCTGGACGAAGCCGATGAGATGCTGAGTCGAGGGTTTAAGGACCAGATCTATGAGATTTTCCAGGAGCTCCCCACGGACATACAGGTAACGCTTCCATGTATCCTGGTGTCTCAGACATGCATGTACCTGTCAGCCACACGTCCTCACACTCTGTTTCCCTCATGCAGGTTGTTCTGCTGTCAGCCACTATACCAGTGGACGTTTTAGAGGTCACCACCAAGTTCATGCGCGATCCCATCAGGATTCTAGTCAAGAAGGAAGAACTGAGTCTCGAGGGAATCCGGCAGTTTTACATCGATGTTTGCAAAGAGGTGCGAGGGCTTGTTTGCTCACCAAATGagtgtcacacacaaacattaggAATAACTGTAACGTTAAAGGTGGAGTTCAATGGAAGAACGGAGAACTTGAGTTTAGACACGAGTTCCTGTTCACACTAAACAATCTTGTTCCCACCAAATTGGCGGTGAGGCAGCCCTGGTTGAGCAGCTACGGCATTCATTGTGGAATGATTAAACTAGTTTGAGTCCTAGAATGAATGTTGGGTGTAAAACTTAACAGGAATGGAAGCTGGATACTCTGACCGACCTCTACGAGACCCTGACCATCACGCAAGCCGTCATTTTCGTCAACACAAAGAGAAAGGTGGACTGGCTCACTGAGAAGATGAAGGAAAAGGACTTCACCGTTTCTGCTATGGTACCTATTTTATTCACCTCTAAACATTTTTGGTCAGTGTTTGTTCCAGCTCACAATTTTGGAGATGGTGGTAAGACTCTTGTAAGAGTAGctgactttttttcctttttagcatGGCGACATGGAACAGAAGGACAGAGATTTGATCATGAAGGAGTTCCGGTCCGGCTCCAGTCGCGTCCTCATCACCACTGACCTGCTCGTATGTACAATAACGAACCATTATTTGACTTATGCTTGTTTGAACCAATTTATAGTGGTGTTACTGCTTCCCAAGGTTCCCTCTCCTCCTATCTGCTGTGCTAGTGAAGGACTGATAGTTCCTTGGTAGAGAAATCATCTGCACTCCACTGTGGCTTGGTTTAATGTCTTTGCATCACAACTTATTTGCAGATAACATCCAATTGTTTAAAGTGTTTTCAAATCAGTAACTCCGTAGACTAAGGATCTTATTCCTTTGTCCAGTCTCTTTTCGAAGCCAGGTTGGGTCCACTGTCCATAAATTATTAAATGTTCGAAGGAAGTAAGCTATGATGAGTTATTAATGGCGTGTCTCTATTCTCCTCAGGCCAGAGGTATTGATGTCCAGCAGGTGTCTCTGGTCATAAACTATGACCTTCCAGCCAATAGAGAGAACTATATCCACAGGtaaaatgcctttttaaatCGGTCATTCTAATGCAGGTCGAGCCAGCGTTTGACAACCATTTGGTCAAATTTTAGTCATTTCAATGTGAGTTTTACAGTAAACCAGCTAGTTGATGATGGCGTAAacaagctaacattagcaggcATGATGTACAGAATGTGGGTCCTTTAAATGACCTTAAATGATCTTGATAGTTGGAATGGAGGTCAGTCGGCCATTTTGagttcctctttttctcctccaggattGGTCGCAGCGGCCGATTCGGCAGGAAGGGAGTGTCCATCAACCTGCTGACCACTGAGGACGTGAGGGTCGTGAAAGACATTGAGACATTTTACAACACCATCATCGACGAGATGCCCATGAACATCGCCGATCTTATTTAGAGAGAACCGCGCCCCCTTCAGACACTGCTTATTTTAGAATTGATTCTGATTGTTAAAGGCAGACCTGCCTCATCTTTACATCGAGAACTAAAGTTAGAGCTGCATTACTATTTGACATTGACAAACACGTGGAGATTAAGCGGAAAGTGACTCGGAAGTGACGCCAACCTTCTCCTGCTTGTAGCACACACGGCGGTGTTCTTGTTAACAGTTGTTTGCAAACGTATACATTAAACTGGCTGGGACATTAGCAATGGTAAACTACAGGTGAAGGAAGGTTTATTCCTGCAGCGTCGGTGACGGCTTCCATGCCAGTTTGGACAAGCCACCAATCCGGTCCTGCAAGACCTGCAGttcagccaggttttctgtcctgccaGGTAGTCCAGTGCTTTCATAAAATAAAGCACGTTTCTGGCCGGCGGGTTAGAAAACCTGGCTCGACTGCGGGTCTTGAAGGACCGGATTGGTGGCTAATTGTTCTTAAAGTATTACTGCTCACCCAACATTGTGTGTTCATTTATTACACCGGATCTTTATTTAGACTAAATTACATATTGGGACTAAACAAATTCGTGCAATAGCATCCAGTGGACACTTCCAAGCGGTGGTCCTCAGCGTCGGCTCGAGCCGCTGTGGAGTCTTGACCGCTGCCATTTTAACCTAGGGAAATTTTAATGTTACCTTTTTATCTTAGTTTGTATTTTTGAAATATAGATTTTTGATAAGGTGATTTTATAACCTACCTCATGAAAGTGTAGAGTGCGTATGAAACatttgaggaccaagttatagATTTGAGCATGTTCTCTGCATTTAACTGAGCATTATTTGACCAAAACTTTGTTTGGTTTTGGAGAACTCTGAGGGCTTGTGGGGTATAGTTGGTGCTGAATTGCTTTTGATTCTTAAAAGCAATTTCTGACTGGGATCTTTTGAAATGGTATCAAGTTTTCTACATTGTTCTATTTATTTCAATGGTTTGAAAAATAAaggctttttgggggggaaattgTTAAAGACGGTATAATTTCTATTTATGTGATTTCACTACATGATTGCTGCCATGTCCGAATTTATACTTGCAAAATCTTGCCATTCCCCTGAACACGTATCACTCCAGATTTGATCCTCATCCATTCCTGCCAGAGCCTGTCTTGCTGATCCCAGATATGGTCCATCAATGTCCAGATGTCCATGTGAGGACTGCATTTGTGTCTCACGATTTTACCTAAAACTAATTAGCGTATCTATCAAACCTGCAGCTGAGTCGGCACCGCTCCTCCAGTCTTGACACCAGAGGTGAGATCTTTTCTGTCCAGCTCCCTGACTTTAatatcctgctgctgctctatgGAGCCTGTCCTGGTCCAGTATGACCTGCTCGCATCCACTGGGATTAATGCTAAAGACTCAACGCTTATAGAagtcatttttgtttatttaccaAGAAACGTGACCTGTAATCCGCCTACTGAATGAAAGTGAATTAAAGATCACCCTGCAGTGAACATGCTTACAGAACTTGGTGCTGTAGaactacattttttattttgaacataAGAACTTTAAGTCAAATAACTAgttctgtaaaaaaaattaaacagcatGGATGAACATAGGACAGGGTAGCACTCAGCTGGAGTACTTTTACCAACTCTGGCCATAGAATGTcatgagtgggggggggcaataacTTCAGAAGCCACATTAAAATGAGTAACTGCTAATGGAACCATCCCCGTCCAAACAAATGCATTTGAAATTAACGAAAGACTTGATGTACTCTTTTAAAGATTGGTCGCGAAAATGTACCTTAAAAGGTAGAGTTCAGGTTGGGTCTAATCTGcttttgtctttattcctgCGTTCCAGTAGTAAAGAACCTGTAAAGCAATGATCCCGTTGCAGGTGGAGGATATGACGTAGGTGAGGGTCATCAGCAAGTCCCCAGTTTCCTGCATCGACGCACAAACAATGCAGTTAGAAGACGGGatcagcttcaaaagaaacatgcCTGTGACGACATTAAAGCCCTATCAATCTGCGTTGAGGCACATTTCATGAACAAGTCTTCCAGTGTCCTggtttaaaatcatttttaagtCATTTCTAGTTGTTCTGCTCCCTCGATACCTCTGTACATCTCTTTCTGGCCGCCTTTGGTTGTCATTTCCAATTGAACGGCAATGATGTCTAAACAGTTTTCCAGGCGATAGACAACAGAGCAGAGGGAAAATGTATTTACGGTACGgtacaaagaacaaaaaagccACTGCTGCAGGGGCAAATAGAGCCAGCAACAAACCTACGTCATCCGCCAGGAAAGGGGAAGTAAACCCGGCAGACTTGTTTATCGCAACTTTCTCCAAATATAATAAAAACTTGAGAAATAATTCTTTGGAACTCGTCTCTTGGGCCAGGAAAGCAATCTGAGAAAGCTTAAATGTCCTCACAGTCCCTTGAAAGGGCAATTCCAGGCAAACTGCACAGTACACTTTTAATACTTAAGGTCTAAAAGACTGCAAGAGGTAGTCTGCTGCGCCTTTAGGAGAGCGGGTCTCCAGGGTGATCCTGTCTAGAATTGTCCTTCGATCAAAGGTGACTCTTTGAAGTGTTGTGGGAATATACCACAACCAGCACATCCTACAGGCTGAGGGGCCAGTGGGCATTTCCAGAACAGCCTTAATCGTACCGTTTAGAATGGTGCATGTGCGGATTTACCTGCAGCGTGGTGAAGATGCGGGCGAGAGATCCAGCGAACAGGAGGAAGACAGAGATGGCAGACAGCTGGCCCGTGTGTCCGTTTCTGAAGTTGGAGGCGGCCTGTATCAGCTGGGAGAGACAGTTCAGGTGTTCATCTCCCTTGTGGTCTGTGCTGTCTAAGGCTTAAGCGAGCTAAGGATGACTCGTCACCTACCCTGCTGATAGCAATAGTCGGCATGTTAGAAGCCTGCATGTAGGTGACCACCAAGGTGGGTGTGAc harbors:
- the eif4a1a gene encoding eukaryotic translation initiation factor 4A1A isoform X2, whose protein sequence is MSASSDNSSGPGGMEPDGVIETNCATLVENFDDMNLKENLLRGIYAYGFEKPSAIQQRAIVPCIEGNDVIAQAQSGTGKTATFVISILQRIDMSLKETQALILAPTRELAQQIHKVVMALGDYLNCVCHACIGGTNVRADILKLQATSPQIVVGTPGRVFDMIKRKVVHPDCIKMFVLDEADEMLSRGFKDQIYEIFQELPTDIQVVLLSATIPVDVLEVTTKFMRDPIRILVKKEELSLEGIRQFYIDVCKEEWKLDTLTDLYETLTITQAVIFVNTKRKVDWLTEKMKEKDFTVSAMHGDMEQKDRDLIMKEFRSGSSRVLITTDLLARGIDVQQVSLVINYDLPANRENYIHRIGRSGRFGRKGVSINLLTTEDVRVVKDIETFYNTIIDEMPMNIADLI
- the eif4a1a gene encoding eukaryotic translation initiation factor 4A1A isoform X1 gives rise to the protein MSASSDNSSSGPGGMEPDGVIETNCATLVENFDDMNLKENLLRGIYAYGFEKPSAIQQRAIVPCIEGNDVIAQAQSGTGKTATFVISILQRIDMSLKETQALILAPTRELAQQIHKVVMALGDYLNCVCHACIGGTNVRADILKLQATSPQIVVGTPGRVFDMIKRKVVHPDCIKMFVLDEADEMLSRGFKDQIYEIFQELPTDIQVVLLSATIPVDVLEVTTKFMRDPIRILVKKEELSLEGIRQFYIDVCKEEWKLDTLTDLYETLTITQAVIFVNTKRKVDWLTEKMKEKDFTVSAMHGDMEQKDRDLIMKEFRSGSSRVLITTDLLARGIDVQQVSLVINYDLPANRENYIHRIGRSGRFGRKGVSINLLTTEDVRVVKDIETFYNTIIDEMPMNIADLI